A region from the Dinoroseobacter shibae DFL 12 = DSM 16493 genome encodes:
- the idi gene encoding isopentenyl-diphosphate Delta-isomerase — translation MKDLVPAWIDGALRPVGKLEAHQRGLRHKAVSVFVMRGPETLIQRRALDKYHTPGLWANTCCTHPLWDESPADCAVRRLREELGITGLYPAHRDRIEYRADVGNGLIEHEVVDLFIAEAPANLKVAPNPEEVAEVKWVDLYELNAQVKRRPERYTPWLRIYLAEHSERIFGTVATS, via the coding sequence ATGAAGGATCTCGTCCCTGCCTGGATCGACGGCGCCCTCAGGCCCGTCGGCAAACTGGAGGCCCATCAAAGGGGCCTGCGGCACAAGGCCGTGTCGGTCTTCGTCATGCGAGGGCCGGAGACCCTGATCCAGAGGCGCGCGCTGGACAAGTACCACACGCCCGGGCTCTGGGCGAACACCTGCTGCACCCATCCCCTGTGGGACGAGAGCCCGGCCGATTGCGCCGTGCGCCGCCTGCGCGAAGAGTTGGGCATCACCGGGCTCTACCCTGCCCATCGCGACCGGATCGAGTACCGGGCCGATGTGGGCAACGGGCTGATCGAGCACGAGGTGGTGGACCTGTTCATCGCCGAGGCGCCCGCAAACCTGAAGGTCGCGCCCAATCCCGAGGAAGTGGCCGAGGTGAAATGGGTCGACCTTTACGAGTTGAATGCCCAGGTCAAGCGGCGGCCGGAGCGGTACACGCCCTGGCTGCGCATCTATCTCGCGGAACATTCGGAGCGGATTTTCGGCACGGTCGCCACGAGCTGA
- a CDS encoding geranylgeranyl diphosphate reductase: MTYDVVVVGGGPSGATAAEDLARAGKKVALIDRAGRIKPCGGAIPPRLIADFDIPESQIVAKINTARMVSPTARHVDIPIENGFVGMVDREFFDEFLRDRAAKAGADRHTGTFLRIDRSEKGTWVVYRDKTSREEVAIRTKLIIGADGARSDVARAEVPGGSTIPYVIAYHEIIKAPEGVSDKYDPTRCDVIYDGVVSPDFYGWVFPHGKSASVGMGTGVDGTDLKAATKLLRDSAGLSECETIRKEGAPIPLKPLDKWDNGRDLVLAGDAAGVVAPSSGEGIYYAMAGGRVAGEAALECLRTGQVKALAKARKRFLKEHGTVFRVLGAMQDAYYRSDERRERFVSLCHDVDVQRLTFEAYMNKKLVRARPMAHLKIGVKNLAHLSGLISPVRV; this comes from the coding sequence ATGACCTATGATGTTGTTGTGGTCGGAGGCGGCCCGTCCGGTGCCACCGCTGCCGAGGACCTGGCCCGCGCGGGCAAGAAGGTCGCCCTGATCGACCGCGCCGGGCGGATCAAACCCTGCGGCGGCGCGATCCCGCCCCGACTGATCGCGGATTTCGACATCCCCGAGAGCCAGATCGTCGCCAAGATCAACACCGCCCGCATGGTCTCGCCCACGGCGCGGCACGTGGACATCCCCATCGAGAACGGCTTTGTCGGCATGGTCGACCGGGAGTTCTTCGACGAGTTCCTGCGCGACCGCGCCGCCAAGGCGGGCGCGGACCGGCACACCGGCACCTTCCTGCGGATCGACCGGTCGGAAAAGGGCACCTGGGTCGTCTATCGCGACAAGACCAGCCGCGAAGAGGTCGCGATCCGCACCAAGCTGATCATCGGCGCGGATGGCGCGCGGTCGGACGTGGCCCGGGCCGAAGTGCCCGGCGGCAGCACCATCCCCTATGTCATCGCCTATCACGAGATCATCAAGGCGCCCGAGGGCGTGTCCGACAAATACGATCCGACCCGCTGCGACGTGATCTATGACGGCGTGGTCTCGCCGGATTTCTACGGCTGGGTTTTCCCGCACGGCAAATCCGCCAGTGTGGGCATGGGCACGGGCGTGGACGGCACCGACCTGAAGGCGGCAACCAAGCTCCTGCGCGACAGCGCGGGCCTGAGCGAATGCGAGACAATCCGCAAGGAGGGCGCGCCGATCCCCCTGAAACCGCTGGACAAATGGGACAATGGCCGGGACCTGGTTCTGGCCGGGGACGCCGCGGGCGTGGTCGCACCCTCCTCCGGGGAAGGGATCTATTACGCCATGGCCGGGGGTCGGGTCGCGGGCGAAGCCGCGCTCGAATGCCTGCGCACCGGGCAGGTCAAGGCGCTGGCCAAGGCCCGCAAACGCTTCCTCAAGGAGCATGGGACAGTTTTTCGCGTTCTGGGCGCGATGCAGGACGCCTATTATCGGTCGGATGAGCGACGGGAGCGGTTCGTGTCGCTCTGCCATGACGTCGATGTGCAGCGACTGACCTTCGAGGCCTACATGAACAAGAAACTGGTGCGGGCGCGCCCGATGGCGCACCTGAAGATCGGGGTGAAGAACCTCGCCCATCTCAGCGGGCTGATCTCGCCGGTGCGGGTATGA
- a CDS encoding BCD family MFS transporter: MLGWLSIFRMGLVQLCLGAVVVLTTSTLNRLMVVELALPAVLPGLLVGLHYAIQLSRPHWGYKSDTGGKRTRWIIGGMAVLSSGAMLAAYGVVLMEAAFLPGLLASILAYTLIGVGVGASGTSLLALLATATHPRRRAAAATITWLMMIAGIAVTAGTVGSFLDPYSPALLLKIVAIVTLGAVVLTTVAVWGIERRITVTAPRETALPFLDGLREVWSERKARNFTIFIFLSMTAYFMQELILEPYAGLVFAFTPGQSTSLSGAQNGGVFLGMVLVGVCATGLRWGSLKFWVIAGCIGSAAALALITALGQVGPTAPLVPAVVFLGFANGTFAVAAIGAMMQLAGEGREAREGTRMGLWGAAQAIAAGFGGLVGAASADLLRAVTATDADAFGAVFVFEAALFLVAGLMAWHVVDGVRQSRTARTDGALVPGE; this comes from the coding sequence ATGCTGGGCTGGCTGTCGATCTTCCGGATGGGGCTGGTGCAGCTCTGTCTCGGGGCGGTGGTGGTCCTGACGACATCGACCCTGAACCGGCTGATGGTGGTCGAACTGGCCCTGCCCGCGGTCCTGCCCGGCCTGCTCGTGGGCCTGCATTACGCGATCCAGTTGAGCCGACCCCATTGGGGCTACAAGTCTGACACGGGCGGCAAGCGCACGCGCTGGATCATCGGCGGGATGGCGGTGCTGTCCTCCGGCGCGATGCTGGCGGCTTATGGCGTGGTGCTGATGGAGGCTGCATTCCTGCCCGGATTGCTGGCCTCGATCCTGGCCTACACGCTGATCGGCGTGGGCGTGGGCGCGTCGGGCACGTCCTTGCTCGCCCTGCTCGCAACCGCGACCCATCCGCGCCGGCGCGCCGCGGCGGCCACGATCACCTGGCTGATGATGATCGCGGGCATTGCGGTGACCGCGGGCACTGTGGGCAGCTTCCTCGACCCCTATTCCCCGGCCCTGTTGCTGAAAATCGTGGCCATCGTCACCCTGGGCGCGGTCGTTCTTACCACTGTCGCAGTCTGGGGCATCGAGCGGCGGATCACCGTCACCGCCCCGCGGGAGACCGCCCTGCCCTTCCTCGACGGGCTGCGGGAAGTGTGGTCCGAGCGCAAGGCGCGCAATTTCACCATTTTCATCTTCCTGTCCATGACCGCCTATTTCATGCAGGAGCTGATCCTCGAACCTTACGCAGGCCTCGTCTTCGCCTTCACGCCGGGGCAGTCCACGTCCCTCAGCGGGGCGCAGAATGGCGGCGTGTTCCTGGGCATGGTGCTGGTGGGCGTCTGCGCCACGGGCCTGCGCTGGGGATCGCTGAAATTCTGGGTGATCGCGGGCTGCATCGGCTCGGCCGCGGCGCTGGCGCTGATCACCGCGCTGGGACAGGTGGGGCCGACCGCCCCGCTGGTACCCGCGGTCGTGTTCCTGGGCTTTGCCAACGGCACCTTCGCCGTGGCCGCCATCGGCGCGATGATGCAGCTGGCCGGCGAGGGCCGCGAGGCGCGCGAGGGGACCCGCATGGGTCTCTGGGGGGCCGCGCAGGCCATTGCCGCGGGGTTCGGCGGGCTCGTGGGGGCGGCCAGTGCCGACCTGCTGCGCGCCGTGACCGCCACGGATGCCGACGCGTTCGGCGCCGTCTTTGTTTTCGAAGCCGCCCTCTTCCTCGTTGCGGGCCTGATGGCCTGGCACGTGGTGGATGGCGTGCGACAGTCGCGCACCGCTCGGACCGACGGTGCCTTGGTTCCCGGAGAATGA
- the chlG gene encoding chlorophyll synthase ChlG, producing MSVSLDLQPRKLPEPSAALELIKPITWFPPMWAYACGVVSSGASITEHWGPLVLGVLLAGPIVCGMSQAANDWCDRHVDAINEPNRPIPSGRVPGRWGLWIALMMSALALVVGLALGPWGFGATVLAVMAAWAYSVEPIRMKRSGWWGPGLVGLSYESLPWFTGAAVMVTGAPSWEIVIVAILYGLGAHGIMTLNDFKALEGDRQMGVNSLPVTLGPERAAKIACIVMLIPQLAVIGLLFAWGLSDRALVVLALVVLQLWAMREMMEDPKGRAPWYNGTGVLFYVSGMMVTAFALRGLGGV from the coding sequence ATGAGTGTCAGCCTTGATTTACAGCCCCGAAAACTGCCCGAGCCGTCCGCGGCCCTGGAGCTGATCAAACCCATCACCTGGTTCCCGCCGATGTGGGCCTATGCCTGTGGCGTGGTCTCCAGCGGGGCCTCGATCACCGAACATTGGGGGCCGCTGGTCCTCGGCGTTCTGCTGGCCGGGCCCATCGTCTGCGGCATGAGCCAGGCGGCGAATGACTGGTGCGACCGCCATGTGGACGCGATCAACGAGCCGAACCGCCCGATCCCCTCGGGCCGGGTGCCCGGACGCTGGGGTCTGTGGATCGCGCTGATGATGTCGGCGCTCGCGCTGGTGGTGGGTCTCGCCCTCGGACCCTGGGGGTTCGGGGCGACAGTGCTGGCCGTGATGGCCGCCTGGGCCTATTCGGTCGAGCCGATCCGCATGAAACGATCCGGCTGGTGGGGGCCGGGGCTGGTTGGCCTCAGCTATGAAAGCCTGCCCTGGTTCACCGGCGCTGCGGTGATGGTCACCGGCGCGCCCAGCTGGGAGATCGTGATCGTCGCGATCCTCTATGGCCTGGGCGCCCATGGCATCATGACCCTCAACGATTTCAAGGCCCTGGAAGGCGACCGGCAGATGGGCGTGAACTCCCTGCCCGTGACGCTGGGGCCGGAGCGGGCCGCGAAGATCGCCTGCATCGTCATGCTGATCCCGCAACTGGCGGTGATCGGGCTGCTCTTTGCCTGGGGTCTGAGCGACCGGGCGTTGGTGGTGCTGGCGCTGGTGGTGCTGCAGCTTTGGGCGATGCGCGAGATGATGGAAGACCCCAAGGGCCGCGCGCCCTGGTATAACGGGACCGGCGTTCTGTTCTATGTCTCGGGGATGATGGTCACCGCCTTCGCCCTGCGCGGGCTCGGGGGCGTCTGA
- the ppsR gene encoding transcriptional regulator PpsR, which translates to MNTRERDFWDDRSAPRIAPEHFNEIVATAADLAIVLDLKGTVQSLVVNPLNPTIGRLDHWQKRDIREFLAEDSLAKLEKQLSAYQQGEVPPTDAIEVNHFDNANWEFPIRYTLHRTGDENLILMLGRDLRPVAELQHRLVKAQLALEKDYESHRDYETRYRVVMESTRDPLVLVDASSGRITDMNSAAAQVLGAEADALVGSLFGHEFNGLKRGELLDQLMGAATSDTNSSVTAHTKRTAKELKIQARLFRASGDKTLLCRLEGAGAQEVIAEELSEVLTLLFREGADAVVFTDPTGMIRNVNEAFLNLTDVGQLGDIKGKSLSDFLARGSVDLKVMMDNASRHGSMPVYSTRLESAYGSQLSVEISATHLEARQNGGFAFVFRDASRLEVVRDAAPVNGAVSGEAMQNVMELVGSAPLKDIVSATTDVVEKMCIETAVGLTRNNRVAAAEMLGLSRQSLYVKLRKYGLLNKGGDE; encoded by the coding sequence ATGAACACGCGGGAAAGAGATTTCTGGGACGACCGCTCTGCACCGCGTATTGCGCCGGAGCACTTCAACGAAATTGTCGCGACGGCCGCGGATCTGGCCATCGTCCTCGATCTCAAGGGGACGGTCCAGTCCCTTGTCGTCAACCCGCTCAACCCGACGATCGGGCGCCTCGACCACTGGCAGAAGCGCGACATACGCGAGTTCCTGGCCGAGGATTCCCTCGCCAAGCTGGAAAAGCAACTGTCCGCCTATCAGCAAGGCGAGGTTCCGCCGACCGATGCGATCGAGGTGAACCATTTCGACAATGCGAACTGGGAATTCCCGATCCGCTACACCCTCCATCGGACCGGGGACGAGAACCTTATCCTGATGCTCGGGCGCGACCTGCGCCCGGTGGCGGAGTTGCAGCACCGGCTGGTGAAGGCGCAATTGGCGCTGGAGAAGGACTACGAATCCCACCGGGATTACGAGACCCGCTACCGCGTGGTGATGGAATCGACCCGCGACCCGCTGGTGCTGGTGGATGCCTCCAGCGGCCGGATCACCGACATGAACAGCGCCGCGGCCCAGGTTCTGGGCGCCGAGGCGGATGCCCTGGTGGGCAGCCTGTTCGGCCATGAGTTCAACGGGCTCAAGCGGGGCGAGTTGCTCGACCAGCTGATGGGCGCGGCGACCTCGGACACCAATTCCTCGGTCACCGCCCACACCAAGCGCACGGCCAAGGAGTTGAAGATCCAGGCACGGCTGTTCCGCGCCTCGGGCGACAAGACGCTGCTGTGCCGGCTCGAAGGGGCCGGGGCGCAGGAGGTCATCGCCGAGGAACTGAGCGAGGTTCTGACCCTGCTGTTCCGCGAAGGGGCCGATGCGGTGGTCTTCACCGACCCGACCGGCATGATCCGGAACGTGAACGAAGCCTTCCTGAACCTGACCGATGTCGGGCAGTTGGGCGACATCAAGGGCAAGTCCCTGAGCGATTTCCTCGCCCGCGGTTCCGTCGACCTGAAGGTGATGATGGACAACGCGTCCCGTCACGGGTCGATGCCGGTCTATTCCACCCGGTTGGAGAGCGCTTATGGCTCGCAACTGTCGGTGGAAATCTCGGCCACCCACCTGGAGGCGCGCCAGAACGGCGGATTTGCCTTCGTGTTCCGCGATGCCTCGCGGCTCGAAGTGGTGCGCGATGCCGCGCCGGTGAACGGCGCCGTGTCCGGCGAAGCGATGCAGAACGTGATGGAACTGGTCGGGTCCGCCCCGCTCAAGGACATTGTGTCGGCCACCACCGACGTGGTGGAGAAGATGTGCATCGAAACCGCCGTCGGATTGACCCGGAACAACCGGGTGGCGGCGGCCGAAATGCTCGGCCTGTCGCGCCAGAGCCTCTATGTGAAGCTGCGGAAATACGGGCTTCTGAACAAGGGCGGCGACGAATAG
- a CDS encoding cobalamin B12-binding domain-containing protein, whose translation MKDLINKENMRAESSPDAEVAAFRALVSNNFDNSGPVRDTDTGKMSTPDNLQDPIDTPGRTGAGVEDLHHSHGSGLPGSNIHLSPGEVERLAAKALQVLAETPEGARQDAPLAQLFALTEAYIAFDEVARHEILARIMKRGVTANDVIEAVVPATARYMGELWSTDKLSFADVTIGTARLQETVRNIGTRRIETRDTDAEGPAIMLIVPRIEQHTLGVFVVAEQFRRLGVRVHMTLGNNQAEILRLVHLNNFALVGVTASCRRTLASVRDLVKTIRTGVPRITPIVIGGPVTDLGLDIIAMTGADFVAGSAEEALRLCKIETTQQPRLES comes from the coding sequence ATGAAAGACCTAATAAACAAAGAGAATATGCGCGCCGAATCCTCGCCGGACGCCGAGGTGGCCGCCTTCCGGGCGCTGGTGTCCAATAACTTTGACAATAGTGGTCCGGTGCGCGATACTGACACAGGAAAAATGTCCACCCCGGACAACCTGCAAGATCCCATAGACACCCCGGGGCGGACCGGGGCTGGCGTGGAAGATCTGCATCACTCACATGGATCCGGCCTGCCCGGCTCGAACATTCACCTCTCGCCCGGTGAGGTCGAGCGACTCGCCGCGAAGGCACTGCAGGTTCTTGCCGAGACACCCGAAGGTGCCCGGCAGGACGCGCCGCTGGCGCAGCTCTTTGCGCTGACCGAGGCCTATATCGCCTTCGACGAGGTGGCCCGGCACGAGATCCTGGCCCGTATCATGAAACGCGGCGTGACCGCGAATGATGTGATCGAGGCTGTCGTTCCCGCCACCGCGCGCTATATGGGTGAGTTGTGGTCGACGGATAAGCTGAGCTTCGCGGATGTCACAATCGGCACCGCCCGGCTGCAGGAAACGGTCCGCAACATCGGCACCCGCCGCATCGAAACGCGGGACACCGACGCGGAAGGCCCGGCGATCATGCTGATCGTGCCGCGCATCGAACAACATACTCTGGGTGTGTTTGTGGTAGCCGAGCAGTTTCGGCGGCTCGGCGTTCGGGTCCACATGACGCTTGGAAACAATCAGGCCGAGATCCTGCGCCTGGTGCATCTGAACAACTTCGCACTTGTCGGTGTCACCGCCTCGTGTCGCAGAACACTTGCATCGGTTCGCGATTTGGTGAAAACAATCCGGACTGGCGTGCCGCGTATCACACCCATCGTGATAGGTGGCCCGGTTACAGATCTAGGCCTCGACATCATCGCAATGACCGGCGCCGACTTTGTAGCCGGGAGCGCCGAGGAGGCATTACGGCTTTGCAAGATCGAAACGACGCAACAACCAAGACTTGAATCGTAA
- the bchF gene encoding 2-vinyl bacteriochlorophyllide hydratase: MSTGLNTQENRVGLYTPEQKKRRDESVWTLIQGILAPLQFLVFAISLVLVVRYMMTGEGYVLASISILIKTGFLYAIMITGAIWEKVVFGQYLLAPAFFWEDVVSFFVIALHTLYVWAFLSGTIPPQGQMLIALAAYLVYVVNAGQFLWKLRMARLQAEAMA; encoded by the coding sequence ATGTCAACCGGTCTGAACACCCAAGAAAACAGGGTCGGACTCTATACGCCCGAACAGAAGAAGCGCCGCGACGAGTCTGTCTGGACGCTGATTCAGGGGATTCTCGCGCCGCTGCAGTTTCTCGTTTTCGCGATCTCGCTCGTGCTCGTAGTGCGCTACATGATGACCGGTGAGGGCTACGTGCTCGCCTCGATCTCGATCCTGATCAAGACCGGGTTCCTCTACGCGATCATGATCACCGGCGCGATCTGGGAGAAAGTCGTTTTCGGCCAGTACCTTCTGGCGCCCGCTTTCTTCTGGGAGGACGTGGTCAGCTTCTTCGTGATCGCCCTCCACACGCTCTATGTCTGGGCCTTTCTCAGCGGCACCATCCCGCCCCAGGGCCAGATGCTGATCGCGCTGGCGGCCTACCTTGTCTATGTCGTGAATGCCGGGCAGTTCCTCTGGAAGCTCCGCATGGCGCGCCTGCAAGCGGAGGCGATGGCATGA
- a CDS encoding ferredoxin:protochlorophyllide reductase (ATP-dependent) subunit N, with product MNKPVTTIAPGCRDTPILKQRGQREVFCGLTGIIWLHRKMQDAFFLVVGSRTCAHLLQSAAGVMIFAEPRFGTAILEEKDLAGLADAQDEIDREVERLLSRRPDIKQLFLVGSCPSEVIKLDLGRAAERLTRKFAPHVRVLNYSGSGIETTFTQGEDACLESMVPVLPETEARELLLVGALPDVVEDQALGLLDKMGIGPVRVLPAPRADGTPGVGPNTVYAVLQPFLGETCSALDRRGARRIDAPFPFGEEGTTLWLRAIAREFGVSDETFEAVTAAPRARARKAIAAAAETLRDKSIFFFPDSQLEIPLARFLTRECGMAAIEVGAPYIHKGLVGPDLDLLAAGPTLSEGQDVDMQLDRCRAARPDLTVCGLGLANPLEAEGLTTKWAIELVFTPVHFYEQAGDLAGLFARPIRRREKLRLEVAE from the coding sequence ATGAACAAGCCCGTTACGACCATAGCCCCGGGTTGCCGCGACACACCCATCCTCAAGCAGCGCGGTCAGCGCGAAGTGTTCTGCGGCCTGACCGGAATCATCTGGCTGCACCGCAAGATGCAGGATGCCTTCTTCCTCGTGGTGGGCTCGCGCACCTGCGCGCACCTGCTGCAATCGGCGGCGGGCGTGATGATCTTTGCGGAGCCGCGCTTCGGCACCGCCATCCTCGAAGAGAAGGACCTTGCCGGGCTCGCCGACGCCCAGGACGAGATCGACCGCGAGGTCGAGCGCCTGCTGTCGCGCCGCCCGGACATCAAGCAGCTCTTCCTCGTCGGCTCCTGCCCGTCGGAGGTGATCAAGCTCGATCTGGGCCGTGCCGCCGAACGGCTGACCCGGAAATTCGCGCCCCATGTGCGGGTGCTGAACTATTCCGGCTCCGGCATCGAGACGACCTTCACCCAGGGCGAGGACGCCTGCCTGGAATCCATGGTGCCCGTGCTGCCCGAAACCGAGGCGCGCGAGCTGCTTCTGGTCGGCGCGCTGCCGGACGTGGTCGAGGACCAGGCGCTCGGCCTGCTCGACAAGATGGGCATCGGCCCGGTCCGCGTATTGCCCGCGCCACGTGCCGACGGCACCCCCGGCGTCGGTCCCAACACGGTCTACGCGGTCCTGCAACCCTTCCTCGGGGAGACCTGCTCGGCGCTGGACCGCCGCGGTGCCCGCCGCATCGACGCGCCCTTCCCCTTCGGCGAAGAGGGCACCACCCTGTGGCTCCGGGCCATCGCGCGCGAGTTCGGCGTCTCGGACGAGACCTTCGAGGCGGTGACCGCCGCCCCCCGCGCCCGCGCCCGCAAGGCCATCGCCGCCGCGGCCGAGACCCTGCGGGACAAGTCGATCTTCTTCTTCCCCGACAGCCAGCTGGAAATTCCCCTCGCGCGCTTCCTGACCCGCGAATGCGGCATGGCCGCGATCGAGGTGGGCGCGCCTTACATTCACAAGGGGCTCGTCGGTCCCGATCTGGACCTCCTCGCCGCCGGCCCGACCCTGTCCGAAGGCCAGGACGTGGACATGCAGCTCGACCGCTGTCGCGCCGCCCGGCCCGACCTGACGGTCTGTGGGCTGGGCCTCGCCAACCCGCTGGAGGCCGAGGGGCTGACCACCAAATGGGCGATCGAGCTCGTCTTCACCCCGGTTCATTTCTACGAACAGGCAGGCGATCTCGCCGGGCTCTTCGCCCGCCCGATCCGGCGTCGTGAAAAGCTGCGGCTGGAGGTGGCGGAATGA
- the bchB gene encoding ferredoxin:protochlorophyllide reductase (ATP-dependent) subunit B encodes MKLTVWTYEGPPHVGAMRVATGMTGLHYVLHAPQGDTYADLLFTMIERRDHRPPVSYTTFQARDLGSDTAHLFKDSCRDAYERFKPEAIIVGASCTAELIQDDPGGLAETMGLPIPVIALELPSYQRKENFGCDETFFQIVRALAKPVEKTARVSCNILGPTGLGFRHRDDVEELTGLLSEMGVDVNVVAPMRSSPSDIARLGAAHFNVMLYPETCEAACRHLERAFQQPYTKTVPIGVGATRDFIAEVQGLTGVTGAPDENRLRLPWWSASVDSTYLTGKRVFLFGDATHVKASARIARDEMGFEVVGLGCYNREFARDIRKLAKEFGLEALITDDYLEVEKAIEEAAPEMILGTQMERHIGKRLGIPCAVISAPVHVQDFPARYSPQVGFEGANVIFDTWIHPLVMGLEEHLLAMFREDFEFHDAAGPSHHGGHAPKPMHDAPAASAAAGAEASMAEETAAPSQDAPAATGGDVTVWLADAEKELKKIPFFVRGKAKRNTEKYALEQGVTEISVDTLYEAKAHYAR; translated from the coding sequence ATGAAACTCACCGTCTGGACTTACGAAGGCCCGCCCCATGTGGGGGCCATGCGCGTCGCCACCGGCATGACCGGCCTGCATTACGTGCTCCACGCGCCCCAGGGCGACACCTATGCGGACCTGCTCTTCACCATGATCGAGCGGCGCGACCACCGCCCGCCGGTCAGCTACACGACCTTCCAGGCCCGCGATCTCGGCTCCGACACGGCGCATCTGTTCAAGGATTCCTGCCGCGACGCCTATGAGCGGTTCAAGCCCGAGGCGATCATCGTCGGCGCGTCCTGCACCGCCGAACTGATCCAGGACGACCCGGGCGGCCTGGCCGAAACCATGGGTCTCCCGATCCCGGTGATCGCGCTGGAACTGCCCAGCTACCAGCGCAAGGAAAACTTCGGCTGCGACGAGACCTTCTTCCAGATCGTCCGCGCGCTGGCCAAGCCGGTCGAGAAGACCGCCCGCGTGTCGTGCAACATCCTCGGCCCCACGGGCCTCGGCTTCCGTCACCGCGACGATGTCGAGGAGCTCACGGGCCTTCTGTCCGAGATGGGCGTGGATGTGAACGTGGTCGCGCCCATGAGATCCAGCCCGTCGGATATCGCCCGGCTCGGGGCCGCCCATTTCAACGTCATGCTCTATCCCGAGACCTGCGAGGCCGCCTGCCGCCATCTGGAGCGCGCCTTCCAGCAGCCCTATACCAAAACCGTGCCCATCGGCGTCGGCGCCACCCGCGACTTCATCGCCGAGGTGCAGGGGCTGACCGGCGTGACCGGCGCCCCGGATGAGAACCGCCTCCGCCTGCCGTGGTGGAGCGCGTCCGTCGACAGCACCTATCTGACCGGCAAGCGCGTGTTCCTCTTCGGCGACGCCACCCATGTGAAGGCCTCCGCCCGCATCGCCCGCGACGAGATGGGGTTCGAGGTGGTGGGGCTCGGCTGCTACAACCGCGAGTTCGCACGCGACATCCGCAAGCTCGCCAAGGAGTTCGGCCTCGAGGCGCTGATCACCGACGACTATCTCGAGGTCGAGAAGGCCATCGAAGAGGCCGCGCCCGAGATGATCCTCGGCACCCAGATGGAACGCCATATCGGCAAGCGCCTGGGCATTCCCTGCGCCGTGATCTCCGCACCCGTCCATGTGCAGGACTTCCCGGCGCGCTACTCCCCCCAGGTGGGGTTCGAGGGCGCGAACGTGATCTTCGACACCTGGATCCACCCGCTGGTCATGGGGCTGGAGGAACACCTGCTCGCCATGTTCCGCGAGGATTTCGAGTTCCACGATGCCGCCGGGCCGTCCCACCACGGCGGCCATGCACCCAAACCCATGCACGACGCGCCAGCGGCATCCGCCGCCGCGGGGGCCGAGGCCTCGATGGCCGAGGAAACCGCCGCCCCGTCGCAGGATGCCCCAGCCGCCACCGGCGGCGACGTGACCGTCTGGCTCGCCGATGCGGAAAAGGAATTGAAGAAGATCCCCTTCTTCGTGCGCGGCAAGGCCAAGCGCAACACCGAGAAATACGCCCTCGAACAGGGCGTCACCGAGATCAGCGTCGACACGCTTTACGAGGCGAAGGCCCATTATGCTCGATAA